The following proteins are co-located in the Castor canadensis chromosome 5, mCasCan1.hap1v2, whole genome shotgun sequence genome:
- the Stx16 gene encoding syntaxin-16 isoform X5 — MALVSGISLDPEAAIGVTKRSPPKWVDGVDEIQYDVGRIKQKMKELASLHDKHLNRPTLDDSSEEEHAIEITTQEITQLFHRCQRAVQALPSRAHRACSEQEERLLRNVVASLAQALQELSTSFRHAQSGYLKRMKNREERAQHFFDTSVPLMDDGDDNTLCDRGFTDDQLALVEQSTLMVEEREREIRQIVQSISDLNEIFRDLGTMIVEQGTVLDRIDYNVEQSCIKTEDGLKQLHKAEQYQKKNRKMLVILILFVIIIVLIVVLVGVKSR; from the exons ATGGCCCTGGTGTCAGGCATCAGCCTAGACCCAGAAGCAGCAATTGGTGTGACAAAACGGTCACCTCCGAAATGGGTGGATGGAGTAGATGAA ATACAATATGATGTTGGCCGAATTAAACAGAAGATGAAAGAATTAGCCAGCCTTCACGACAAGCATTTGAACAGACCCACCCTGGATGACAGCAGTGAGGAGGAACACGCCATTGAGATAACCACCCAGGAGATCACACAG CTCTTCCACAGGTGCCAGCGTGCTGTGCAGGCCCTGCCAAGTCGGGCCCACCGGGCCTGCTCAGAGCAGGAGGAGCGACTGCTGAGGAATGTGGTGGCCTCTCTAGCGCAGGCCCTGCAGGAGCTGTCCACCAGCTTCCGGCATGCACAGTCGGGCTACTTGAAAC GCATGAAGAATCGAGAGGAAAGAGCCCAGCATTTTTTTGATACATCAGTACCACTAATGGATGATGGAGACGATAATACTCTGTGCGACCGG GGCTTCACGGATGACCAGTTGGCGCTGGTGGAGCAGAGTACACTGATGGTGGAGGAGAGGGAACGCGAGATCCGTCAGATTGTGCAGTCCATTTCTGACCTGAACGAGATCTTCAGGGACTTAGGAACCATGATTGTAGAGCAG GGTACGGTCCTTGATAGAATTGATTACAACGTTGAACAGTCCTGCATCAAAACCGAAGATGGCTTGAAACAGCTCCACAAG GCAGAACAGTACCAAAAGAAGAATCGGAAGATGCTTGtgattttaatattatttgtcaTCATCATTGTCCTCATTGTTGTCCTCGTCGGTGTGAAGTCTCGCTAG
- the Stx16 gene encoding syntaxin-16 isoform X4, translating into MATRRLTDAFLLLRNNSIQNRQLLAEQLADDRMALVSGISLDPEAAIGVTKRSPPKWVDGVDEIQYDVGRIKQKMKELASLHDKHLNRPTLDDSSEEEHAIEITTQEITQLFHRCQRAVQALPSRAHRACSEQEERLLRNVVASLAQALQELSTSFRHAQSGYLKRMKNREERAQHFFDTSVPLMDDGDDNTLCDRGFTDDQLALVEQSTLMVEEREREIRQIVQSISDLNEIFRDLGTMIVEQGTVLDRIDYNVEQSCIKTEDGLKQLHKAEQYQKKNRKMLVILILFVIIIVLIVVLVGVKSR; encoded by the exons CTGGCTGATGACCGAATGGCCCTGGTGTCAGGCATCAGCCTAGACCCAGAAGCAGCAATTGGTGTGACAAAACGGTCACCTCCGAAATGGGTGGATGGAGTAGATGAA ATACAATATGATGTTGGCCGAATTAAACAGAAGATGAAAGAATTAGCCAGCCTTCACGACAAGCATTTGAACAGACCCACCCTGGATGACAGCAGTGAGGAGGAACACGCCATTGAGATAACCACCCAGGAGATCACACAG CTCTTCCACAGGTGCCAGCGTGCTGTGCAGGCCCTGCCAAGTCGGGCCCACCGGGCCTGCTCAGAGCAGGAGGAGCGACTGCTGAGGAATGTGGTGGCCTCTCTAGCGCAGGCCCTGCAGGAGCTGTCCACCAGCTTCCGGCATGCACAGTCGGGCTACTTGAAAC GCATGAAGAATCGAGAGGAAAGAGCCCAGCATTTTTTTGATACATCAGTACCACTAATGGATGATGGAGACGATAATACTCTGTGCGACCGG GGCTTCACGGATGACCAGTTGGCGCTGGTGGAGCAGAGTACACTGATGGTGGAGGAGAGGGAACGCGAGATCCGTCAGATTGTGCAGTCCATTTCTGACCTGAACGAGATCTTCAGGGACTTAGGAACCATGATTGTAGAGCAG GGTACGGTCCTTGATAGAATTGATTACAACGTTGAACAGTCCTGCATCAAAACCGAAGATGGCTTGAAACAGCTCCACAAG GCAGAACAGTACCAAAAGAAGAATCGGAAGATGCTTGtgattttaatattatttgtcaTCATCATTGTCCTCATTGTTGTCCTCGTCGGTGTGAAGTCTCGCTAG
- the Stx16 gene encoding syntaxin-16 isoform X3 has translation MATRRLTDAFLLLRNNSIQNRQLLAEQELDELADDRMALVSGISLDPEAAIGVTKRSPPKWVDGVDEIQYDVGRIKQKMKELASLHDKHLNRPTLDDSSEEEHAIEITTQEITQLFHRCQRAVQALPSRAHRACSEQEERLLRNVVASLAQALQELSTSFRHAQSGYLKRMKNREERAQHFFDTSVPLMDDGDDNTLCDRGFTDDQLALVEQSTLMVEEREREIRQIVQSISDLNEIFRDLGTMIVEQGTVLDRIDYNVEQSCIKTEDGLKQLHKAEQYQKKNRKMLVILILFVIIIVLIVVLVGVKSR, from the exons CTGGCTGATGACCGAATGGCCCTGGTGTCAGGCATCAGCCTAGACCCAGAAGCAGCAATTGGTGTGACAAAACGGTCACCTCCGAAATGGGTGGATGGAGTAGATGAA ATACAATATGATGTTGGCCGAATTAAACAGAAGATGAAAGAATTAGCCAGCCTTCACGACAAGCATTTGAACAGACCCACCCTGGATGACAGCAGTGAGGAGGAACACGCCATTGAGATAACCACCCAGGAGATCACACAG CTCTTCCACAGGTGCCAGCGTGCTGTGCAGGCCCTGCCAAGTCGGGCCCACCGGGCCTGCTCAGAGCAGGAGGAGCGACTGCTGAGGAATGTGGTGGCCTCTCTAGCGCAGGCCCTGCAGGAGCTGTCCACCAGCTTCCGGCATGCACAGTCGGGCTACTTGAAAC GCATGAAGAATCGAGAGGAAAGAGCCCAGCATTTTTTTGATACATCAGTACCACTAATGGATGATGGAGACGATAATACTCTGTGCGACCGG GGCTTCACGGATGACCAGTTGGCGCTGGTGGAGCAGAGTACACTGATGGTGGAGGAGAGGGAACGCGAGATCCGTCAGATTGTGCAGTCCATTTCTGACCTGAACGAGATCTTCAGGGACTTAGGAACCATGATTGTAGAGCAG GGTACGGTCCTTGATAGAATTGATTACAACGTTGAACAGTCCTGCATCAAAACCGAAGATGGCTTGAAACAGCTCCACAAG GCAGAACAGTACCAAAAGAAGAATCGGAAGATGCTTGtgattttaatattatttgtcaTCATCATTGTCCTCATTGTTGTCCTCGTCGGTGTGAAGTCTCGCTAG